A single window of Streptomyces griseoviridis DNA harbors:
- the secD gene encoding protein translocase subunit SecD: MAAPKKGRSASAQSKPWRSLALILIAIVALTGGMFASGHTTPRLGIDLAGGTSITLRAVAEPGQESAINKTNMDTAVEIMNRRVNGLGVSEAEVQTQGAKNIIVNIPKGTNSKEARQQVGTTAKLYFRPVLTTEVSGAAADQSPSPSSSSSATDKDKDKATDASPSATGSSSPSASATSQGRAVTDALKADSTPSASASNSAAASPSPSSSAASEAAGKLEAQYTALDCTVKSQRATAGKGVKASDPTIACGQNAQGQWQKYILGPAAVDGTDVKKSQAVFNTQTAAGWTVTMDFTGKGTKKFAAITGELAQKQSPQNQFAIVLDGNVVSDPYVRQALTAGNAEISGSFDQEEAQSLANMLSYGALPLTFKEDSVTTVTAALGGEQLHAGLIAGGIGLALVVLYLLVFYRGLSVIAIPSLLVSAALTYVIMALLGPTIGFALNLPAVCGAIVAIGITADSFIVFFERIRDEIREGRSLRPSVERAWPRARRTILVSDFVSFLAAAVLFIVTVGKVQGFAFTLGLTTVLDVVVVFFFTKPLMTLLARRRFFASGHKLSGLDPKALGAKPPLRRTRRPAAPSAGPVDPKEA; the protein is encoded by the coding sequence GTGGCAGCACCGAAGAAGGGCCGGAGCGCGAGCGCCCAGAGCAAGCCATGGCGCTCGCTGGCCCTCATCCTGATCGCCATCGTGGCGCTCACCGGCGGCATGTTCGCGTCCGGGCACACCACTCCGCGTCTCGGCATCGACCTGGCCGGCGGTACGAGCATCACGCTGCGGGCGGTCGCGGAGCCGGGCCAGGAGTCCGCGATCAACAAGACCAACATGGACACCGCGGTCGAGATCATGAACCGCCGTGTCAATGGTCTTGGTGTCTCGGAGGCCGAGGTTCAGACCCAGGGCGCGAAGAACATCATCGTCAACATCCCCAAGGGCACGAACTCCAAGGAGGCGCGGCAGCAGGTAGGCACCACCGCGAAGCTCTACTTCCGTCCGGTGCTCACCACCGAGGTCTCCGGTGCCGCCGCGGACCAGAGCCCCTCGCCCAGCTCATCGAGCAGCGCCACGGACAAGGACAAGGACAAGGCGACCGACGCGTCGCCGAGCGCCACCGGTTCCTCCAGCCCCTCGGCGAGCGCCACCTCCCAGGGCCGCGCCGTCACCGACGCCCTGAAGGCCGACAGCACCCCGTCCGCCTCGGCGTCGAACTCCGCCGCAGCCTCCCCCTCCCCCAGCAGCTCCGCCGCCAGTGAGGCGGCCGGCAAGCTGGAGGCGCAGTACACGGCCCTCGACTGCACCGTGAAGTCGCAGCGCGCCACCGCGGGCAAGGGCGTCAAGGCCAGCGACCCGACCATCGCCTGCGGCCAGAACGCGCAGGGCCAGTGGCAGAAGTACATCCTCGGCCCGGCCGCCGTCGACGGCACCGACGTCAAGAAGTCGCAGGCCGTCTTCAACACCCAGACCGCCGCCGGCTGGACCGTGACGATGGACTTCACGGGCAAGGGCACCAAGAAGTTCGCCGCCATCACCGGCGAGCTGGCCCAGAAGCAGTCGCCGCAGAACCAGTTCGCGATCGTGCTCGACGGCAACGTCGTCTCCGACCCGTACGTCCGTCAGGCGCTGACCGCGGGCAACGCGGAGATCTCCGGCAGCTTCGACCAGGAAGAGGCCCAGAGCCTCGCCAACATGCTGTCCTACGGCGCGCTGCCGCTGACCTTCAAGGAGGACAGCGTCACCACCGTCACCGCCGCGCTCGGCGGTGAGCAGCTGCACGCCGGTCTGATCGCCGGTGGCATCGGCCTCGCCCTCGTCGTCCTGTACCTGCTGGTCTTCTACCGCGGTCTCTCGGTCATCGCGATCCCGTCGCTGCTGGTCTCCGCCGCCCTCACCTACGTGATCATGGCGCTGCTCGGCCCGACCATCGGCTTCGCCCTGAACCTCCCCGCGGTCTGCGGCGCCATCGTCGCGATCGGTATCACCGCCGACTCGTTCATCGTCTTCTTCGAACGCATCCGGGACGAGATCCGCGAGGGCCGCTCGCTGCGCCCCTCCGTCGAGCGGGCCTGGCCGCGCGCCCGGCGCACCATCCTGGTCTCGGACTTCGTCTCCTTCCTCGCCGCCGCGGTGCTGTTCATCGTGACCGTCGGCAAGGTCCAGGGCTTCGCGTTCACGCTCGGCCTGACCACCGTGCTCGACGTCGTCGTCGTCTTCTTCTTCACCAAGCCGCTGATGACGCTCCTCGCCCGCCGCAGGTTCTTCGCGAGCGGCCACAAGCTCTCCGGACTCGACCCCAAGGCCCTGGGAGCCAAGCCTCCGCTGCGCCGCACCCGCCGTCCCGCCGCGCCCTCCGCCGGCCCTGTCGACCCGAAGGAGGCGTGA
- the hisS gene encoding histidine--tRNA ligase, with protein MSTFQAPKGTYDLIPPDSATFLAVREAISAPLRNSGYGYIETPGFENVELFARGVGESTDIVTKEMYAFETKGGDRLALRPEGTASVLRAALEANLHKAGNLPVKLWYSGSYYRYERPQKGRYRHFSQVGAEAIGAEDPALDAELIILADQAYRSLGLRNFRILLNSLGDKECRPVYRAALQDFLRGLDLDEDTLRRAEINPLRVLDDKRADVQKQLTDAPLLRDYLCDACTAYHEEVRELITAAGVAFEDDPRLVRGLDYYTRTTFEFVHDGLGAQSAVGGGGRYDGLSEMIGGPALPSVGWALGVDRTVLALEAEGVRLDIPAATSVFAIPLGDEARRVLFGKVTELRKVGVAADFSYGHKGLKGAMKSANRSGARYAVVAGERDLAEGVVQLKDMESGEQIAIGVGEVVAELETRLG; from the coding sequence GTGAGCACCTTCCAGGCCCCCAAGGGCACCTACGACCTGATCCCGCCGGACAGCGCCACCTTCCTGGCCGTCCGGGAGGCCATCTCCGCCCCGCTGCGCAACTCCGGCTACGGCTACATCGAGACCCCCGGCTTCGAGAACGTGGAGCTGTTCGCGCGCGGGGTCGGCGAGTCCACCGACATCGTCACCAAGGAGATGTACGCCTTCGAGACCAAGGGCGGCGACCGGCTCGCGCTGCGCCCCGAAGGCACCGCCTCCGTGCTGCGCGCCGCCCTGGAGGCCAACCTCCACAAGGCGGGCAACCTCCCCGTCAAGCTCTGGTACTCGGGCTCCTACTACCGCTACGAGCGCCCCCAGAAGGGCCGTTACCGGCACTTCTCGCAGGTCGGCGCCGAGGCGATCGGCGCCGAGGACCCGGCGCTCGACGCCGAGCTGATCATCCTCGCCGACCAGGCGTACCGCTCGCTCGGCCTGCGGAACTTCCGCATCCTGCTCAACTCCCTCGGCGACAAGGAGTGCCGTCCCGTCTACCGGGCCGCGCTCCAGGACTTCCTGCGCGGTCTCGACCTCGACGAGGACACCCTGCGCCGGGCCGAGATCAACCCGCTGCGGGTCCTCGACGACAAGCGGGCCGACGTCCAGAAGCAGCTCACCGACGCGCCGCTGCTGCGCGACTACCTCTGCGACGCCTGCACGGCGTACCACGAGGAGGTCCGTGAGCTGATCACGGCGGCCGGCGTCGCCTTCGAGGACGACCCGCGGCTGGTGCGCGGCCTCGACTACTACACCCGCACCACCTTCGAGTTCGTCCACGACGGCCTCGGCGCGCAGTCCGCGGTGGGCGGCGGCGGACGGTACGACGGTCTGTCCGAGATGATCGGCGGGCCCGCGCTGCCGTCCGTCGGCTGGGCCCTCGGCGTCGACCGCACGGTGCTGGCGCTGGAGGCGGAGGGGGTGCGCCTCGACATCCCGGCCGCCACCAGCGTCTTCGCGATCCCGCTCGGGGACGAGGCCCGCCGGGTGCTGTTCGGCAAGGTCACCGAGTTGCGCAAGGTCGGGGTCGCGGCGGACTTCTCGTACGGGCACAAGGGGCTCAAGGGCGCGATGAAGAGCGCCAACCGGAGTGGAGCGCGGTACGCCGTCGTCGCCGGTGAGCGGGATCTCGCCGAGGGTGTCGTGCAGCTGAAGGACATGGAGAGCGGCGAGCAGATCGCGATCGGGGTGGGCGAGGTGGTGGCGGAGCTGGAGACCCGGCTCGGCTGA
- a CDS encoding adenine phosphoribosyltransferase yields the protein MTGVTDTTELLLSRIRDVADHPEPGVVFKDITPLLADPVAFAALTDALAEIAGRTGATKIVGLEARGFILGAPVALRAGLGFIPVRKAGKLPGATLAQSYDLEYGSAEIEVHAEDLSAADRVLVVDDVLATGGTAEASVQLIRRAGAEVVGVAVLMELGFLGGRARLEPALAGAPLEALLQI from the coding sequence ATGACCGGGGTCACGGACACCACGGAGCTGCTGCTCAGCCGCATCCGCGACGTCGCCGACCACCCGGAGCCCGGTGTGGTGTTCAAGGACATCACCCCGCTCCTCGCCGACCCGGTCGCGTTCGCGGCGCTCACCGACGCGCTGGCCGAGATCGCCGGGCGGACCGGCGCCACCAAGATCGTCGGCCTGGAGGCCAGGGGCTTCATCCTGGGCGCCCCGGTCGCCCTCCGGGCGGGCCTCGGCTTCATCCCGGTGCGCAAGGCGGGCAAGCTCCCCGGAGCCACCCTCGCCCAGTCCTACGACCTGGAGTACGGCTCCGCCGAGATCGAGGTGCACGCCGAGGACCTGAGCGCCGCGGACCGCGTCCTGGTCGTCGACGACGTGCTGGCCACCGGCGGCACCGCCGAGGCGTCGGTCCAGCTGATCCGCCGGGCGGGCGCCGAGGTCGTGGGCGTCGCCGTCCTGATGGAGCTGGGCTTCCTGGGCGGCAGGGCCCGCCTGGAGCCCGCGCTCGCGGGCGCTCCGCTGGAGGCACTGCTCCAGATCTGA
- the relA gene encoding GTP pyrophosphokinase, translated as MPDEAQHLTAAKPESASAAAAKPAPTTPPVKNDHAGPVEHAQSAPVDKSAEQSRPKPVPPEQSAPAVRPNTGQPSRSGSSNRVRARLARLGVQRSNPYNPVLEPLLRIVRSNDPKTEAATLRQIESAYQVAERWHRGQKRKSGDPYITHPLAVTTILAELGMDPATLMAGLLHDTVEDTEYGLDQLRRDFGDQVALLVDGVTKLDKVKFGEAAQAETVRKMVVAMAKDPRVLVIKLADRLHNMRTMRYLKREKQEKKARETLEIYAPLAHRLGMNTIKWELEDLAFAILYPKMYDEIVRLVAERAPKRDEYLAIVTDEVQADLRAARIKATVTGRPKHYYSVYQKMIVRGRDFAEIYDLVGIRVLVDTVRDCYAALGTVHARWNPVPGRFKDYIAMPKFNMYQSLHTTVIGPNGKPVELQIRTFDMHRRAEYGIAAHWKYKQEAVAGASKVRTDAPKSSGKSKDDHLNDMAWLRQLLDWQKETEDPSEFLESLRFDLSRNEVFVFTPKGDVIALPAGATPVDFAYAVHTEVGHRTIGARVNGRLVPLESTLDNGDLVEVFTSKAAGAGPSRDWLGFVKSPRARNKIRAWFSKERRDEAIEQGKDAIVRAMRKQNLPIQRILTGDSLVTLAHEMRYSDISALYAAIGEGHLSAQNIVQKLVSALGGEEAATEEIDESVPPTRSRKRRSNADPGVVVKGVDDVWVKLARCCTPVPGDPIIGFVTRGSGVSVHRSDCVNVDSLSREPERILEVEWAPTQSSVFLVAIQVEALDRSRLLSDVTRVLSDQHVNILSAAVQTSRDRVATSRFTFEMGDPKHLGHVLKAVRGVEGVYDVYRVTSARNKT; from the coding sequence TTGCCAGACGAGGCCCAGCACCTGACCGCCGCCAAGCCCGAGTCCGCCTCGGCCGCGGCGGCGAAGCCCGCGCCGACCACCCCGCCGGTGAAGAACGACCACGCGGGGCCGGTCGAGCACGCCCAGTCCGCGCCCGTCGACAAGTCAGCCGAGCAGTCGCGCCCCAAGCCGGTCCCGCCGGAGCAGTCCGCCCCCGCGGTCCGCCCGAACACCGGCCAGCCCTCCCGCTCCGGCTCCTCCAACCGCGTCAGGGCCCGCCTCGCCCGCCTCGGCGTCCAGCGCTCCAACCCGTACAACCCGGTCCTCGAACCGCTGCTGCGGATAGTGCGCAGCAACGACCCGAAGACCGAGGCGGCCACGCTGCGCCAGATCGAGAGCGCCTACCAGGTCGCCGAACGCTGGCACCGCGGCCAGAAGCGCAAGAGCGGCGACCCCTACATCACGCACCCGCTCGCTGTCACCACCATCCTCGCCGAGCTGGGCATGGATCCGGCCACCTTGATGGCGGGCCTGCTGCACGACACCGTCGAGGACACCGAGTACGGCCTCGACCAGCTCCGCCGCGACTTCGGCGACCAGGTCGCCCTGCTCGTCGACGGCGTCACCAAGCTGGACAAGGTCAAGTTCGGGGAGGCCGCGCAGGCCGAGACCGTGCGCAAGATGGTCGTCGCCATGGCCAAGGACCCGCGGGTCCTGGTCATCAAGCTCGCCGACCGGCTGCACAACATGCGCACCATGCGGTACCTGAAGCGCGAGAAGCAGGAGAAGAAGGCGCGCGAGACCCTGGAGATCTACGCGCCGCTCGCCCACCGCCTGGGCATGAACACCATCAAGTGGGAGCTGGAGGACCTCGCCTTCGCGATCCTCTACCCCAAGATGTACGACGAGATCGTCCGGCTGGTCGCCGAGCGCGCCCCCAAGCGCGACGAGTACCTCGCCATAGTGACCGACGAGGTCCAGGCCGACCTGCGCGCGGCCCGCATCAAGGCGACCGTCACCGGCCGCCCGAAGCACTACTACAGCGTCTACCAGAAGATGATCGTCCGCGGCCGCGACTTCGCGGAGATCTACGACCTGGTGGGCATCCGCGTCCTGGTGGACACCGTCCGCGACTGCTACGCGGCCCTGGGCACCGTCCACGCGCGCTGGAACCCGGTTCCCGGGCGCTTCAAGGACTACATCGCGATGCCCAAGTTCAACATGTACCAGTCGCTGCACACGACGGTCATCGGGCCCAACGGCAAGCCGGTCGAGCTGCAGATCCGCACCTTCGACATGCACCGCCGCGCCGAGTACGGCATCGCCGCACACTGGAAGTACAAGCAGGAGGCCGTGGCGGGCGCCTCCAAGGTACGCACCGACGCCCCCAAGTCCTCGGGCAAGAGCAAGGACGACCACCTCAACGACATGGCGTGGCTGCGCCAGCTCCTCGACTGGCAGAAGGAGACCGAGGACCCCAGCGAGTTCCTGGAGTCCCTGCGCTTCGACCTGTCCCGCAACGAGGTCTTCGTCTTCACGCCGAAGGGCGACGTGATAGCGCTCCCGGCGGGCGCCACCCCGGTCGACTTCGCGTACGCGGTGCACACCGAGGTCGGGCACCGCACGATAGGAGCGCGCGTCAACGGACGTCTCGTCCCGCTCGAATCGACGCTCGACAACGGCGACCTGGTGGAGGTCTTCACCTCCAAGGCGGCCGGCGCCGGGCCGTCCCGCGACTGGCTGGGCTTCGTCAAGTCGCCGCGCGCCCGCAACAAGATCCGTGCGTGGTTCTCCAAGGAGCGCCGCGACGAGGCGATCGAGCAGGGCAAGGACGCCATCGTCCGCGCGATGCGCAAGCAGAACCTGCCGATCCAGCGCATCCTCACCGGAGACTCGCTGGTCACCCTCGCGCACGAGATGCGCTACTCGGACATCTCCGCGCTCTACGCGGCGATCGGGGAGGGCCATCTCTCCGCGCAGAACATCGTGCAGAAGCTGGTCTCGGCGCTCGGCGGCGAGGAGGCGGCCACCGAGGAGATCGACGAGTCGGTCCCGCCGACCCGCAGCCGCAAGCGCCGTTCGAACGCCGACCCCGGTGTCGTCGTCAAGGGCGTCGACGACGTGTGGGTTAAGCTGGCCCGCTGCTGCACGCCGGTGCCCGGCGACCCGATCATCGGGTTCGTCACCCGGGGCAGCGGGGTCTCGGTCCACCGCAGCGACTGCGTGAACGTCGACTCGCTCTCCCGCGAGCCCGAGCGCATCCTCGAGGTCGAGTGGGCGCCCACCCAGTCCTCGGTGTTCCTGGTCGCCATCCAGGTCGAGGCGCTGGACCGCTCCCGGCTCCTTTCGGACGTCACCCGGGTCCTCTCCGACCAGCACGTCAACATCCTCTCGGCGGCCGTGCAGACCTCCCGTGACCGGGTCGCCACCTCCCGCTTCACCTTCGAGATGGGCGACCCGAAGCACCTGGGCCACGTCCTGAAGGCCGTACGCGGCGTCGAGGGCGTCTACGACGTGTACCGGGTCACCTCGGCCCGCAACAAGACCTGA
- a CDS encoding peptidylprolyl isomerase → MVTQEQRKRQLAREKFLRQQQRRTSARRKARMRNSVIASVLGVILVGSVALYTTNAFKKDDDKSNANAEVSPSASPSKAPDPCEKAAKGSVKKLSWKKEPAMSIDKSADYSMKLATTCGDIDIALKASAAPHTVNSFDFLAGKGYFDHTKCHRLTTNGIYVLQCGDPTASGSGGPGYTIPDENLKDRSLKDNVYPAGTIAMANTGQKHTGGSQFFLVYQDSQLPPSYTPFGTVSASGMKVLKKIAAAGENTGAGDGAPNATVVIDKATVTKS, encoded by the coding sequence GTGGTCACCCAGGAACAGCGGAAGCGACAGCTCGCCCGGGAGAAGTTCTTGCGGCAGCAGCAGCGACGCACCTCAGCCCGGCGCAAGGCACGTATGCGGAACTCGGTGATCGCGTCGGTGCTCGGCGTGATCCTGGTGGGCAGCGTGGCGCTCTACACGACGAACGCGTTCAAGAAGGACGACGACAAGTCGAACGCGAACGCCGAGGTGTCGCCCAGCGCTTCGCCGAGCAAGGCGCCCGACCCGTGCGAGAAGGCGGCCAAGGGGTCCGTGAAGAAGCTGAGTTGGAAGAAGGAGCCGGCGATGTCGATCGACAAGTCGGCGGACTACTCCATGAAGCTCGCCACGACGTGCGGTGACATAGACATCGCCCTGAAGGCGTCGGCGGCCCCGCACACGGTGAACTCCTTCGACTTCCTCGCGGGCAAGGGGTACTTCGACCACACGAAGTGCCACCGGCTGACCACCAACGGGATCTACGTGCTGCAGTGCGGTGACCCGACGGCCAGTGGCAGCGGCGGCCCCGGCTACACGATCCCGGACGAGAACCTGAAGGACAGAAGCCTGAAGGACAACGTCTATCCGGCGGGCACGATCGCGATGGCGAACACCGGCCAGAAGCACACCGGCGGCAGCCAGTTCTTCCTCGTGTACCAGGACAGCCAGTTGCCGCCCAGCTACACGCCGTTCGGCACGGTGTCGGCTTCCGGGATGAAGGTCCTGAAGAAGATCGCGGCCGCCGGGGAGAACACCGGAGCGGGTGACGGAGCCCCGAACGCGACGGTCGTCATCGACAAGGCGACGGTCACGAAGTCCTGA
- the secF gene encoding protein translocase subunit SecF, translated as MSKLGNLGARLHRGEVGYDFVGNRKIWYGVSILITITAILGLAVRGLNMGIEFQGGAVFTTPKNMSVSVTQAEELAQEASGHDAIVQKLGDGSLRIQIAGIDTGKSDGIKDVLAKDLKVDAENINADLVGPSWGDQVANKAWQGLAIFMVLVVIYLAIAFEWRMALAALVALIHDITITVGVYALVGFEVTPGTVIGLLTILGYSLYDTVVVFDSLKEQTKDITKQTRWTYSDVANRSINSTLMRSINTTAVALLPVAALLFIGGGVLGAGMLNDISLSLFVGLAAGAYSSIFIATPLVADLKEQEPQLKALKKRVLAKRAQSGAQGDTAEPDAAADEEYDDELEDAAPAVVGPRNQPASRTRGRGRPSGKRR; from the coding sequence ATGTCGAAGCTCGGCAACCTCGGCGCCCGACTGCACCGCGGCGAGGTCGGCTACGACTTCGTCGGCAATCGCAAGATCTGGTACGGCGTCTCGATACTGATCACCATCACGGCCATCCTCGGCCTGGCGGTGCGCGGCCTGAACATGGGCATCGAGTTCCAGGGCGGCGCGGTCTTCACCACCCCGAAGAACATGAGCGTCTCGGTCACCCAGGCCGAGGAGCTGGCCCAGGAGGCGTCGGGCCACGACGCGATCGTGCAGAAGCTCGGCGACGGCAGCCTGCGCATCCAGATCGCCGGCATCGACACCGGCAAGTCCGACGGCATCAAGGACGTCCTGGCCAAGGACCTCAAGGTCGACGCGGAGAACATCAACGCCGACCTGGTCGGACCCAGCTGGGGTGATCAGGTCGCCAACAAGGCCTGGCAGGGCCTGGCGATCTTCATGGTGCTGGTGGTGATCTATCTCGCCATCGCCTTCGAGTGGCGGATGGCGCTCGCCGCCCTCGTCGCCCTGATCCACGACATCACGATCACGGTCGGCGTCTACGCCCTCGTCGGCTTCGAGGTCACCCCGGGCACGGTGATCGGTCTGCTGACCATCCTCGGTTACTCGCTCTACGACACGGTCGTCGTCTTCGACAGCCTCAAGGAGCAGACGAAGGACATCACCAAGCAGACCCGCTGGACGTACAGCGACGTCGCCAACCGGTCGATCAACTCCACGCTGATGCGGTCGATCAACACCACGGCGGTCGCGCTGCTGCCGGTGGCGGCGCTGCTGTTCATCGGTGGCGGTGTCCTCGGTGCCGGCATGCTGAACGACATCTCGCTGTCGCTGTTCGTCGGTCTCGCGGCCGGCGCCTACTCCTCGATCTTCATCGCCACGCCGCTCGTCGCCGACCTCAAGGAGCAGGAGCCGCAGCTCAAGGCCCTCAAGAAGCGGGTCCTCGCCAAGCGGGCGCAGTCCGGGGCGCAGGGCGACACGGCCGAGCCGGACGCGGCGGCCGACGAGGAGTACGACGACGAGCTGGAGGACGCGGCCCCCGCGGTCGTCGGCCCGCGCAACCAGCCCGCCTCCCGCACCCGCGGGCGCGGCCGTCCCTCGGGCAAGCGCCGATGA
- the yajC gene encoding preprotein translocase subunit YajC, producing MLLPFIVLIGAMFLMTRSAKRKQQQAQTMRNEMQPGSGVRTIGGVYATVKEVNDDTVLVDAGPGVELLFAKNAIGAVLSDDEYNRIVHGVEHDLKSDADLVPDDASSLTESDGSAADEHSVDLGKDLGAKKTAEEPATPAADEPVAAEPKPAEAKTAEPASDEEPKKIDGDSAAK from the coding sequence ATGCTCCTCCCCTTCATCGTGCTCATCGGGGCCATGTTCCTCATGACCCGCTCGGCCAAGCGCAAGCAGCAGCAGGCTCAGACGATGCGCAACGAGATGCAGCCCGGCAGCGGCGTCCGCACGATCGGGGGCGTGTACGCGACGGTCAAGGAAGTCAACGACGACACGGTTCTCGTCGACGCCGGCCCGGGAGTGGAGCTTCTCTTCGCGAAGAACGCCATCGGTGCCGTCCTCTCGGACGACGAGTACAACCGGATCGTCCACGGCGTCGAGCACGACCTGAAGTCCGACGCCGACCTCGTCCCGGACGACGCCTCCTCCCTCACCGAGAGTGACGGCTCTGCCGCCGACGAGCACTCCGTCGACCTCGGCAAGGACCTCGGCGCGAAGAAGACGGCCGAGGAGCCCGCCACGCCGGCGGCCGACGAGCCCGTCGCCGCCGAGCCGAAGCCGGCCGAGGCGAAGACCGCCGAGCCGGCGTCGGACGAGGAGCCGAAGAAGATCGACGGCGACTCCGCCGCCAAGTAG
- a CDS encoding MBL fold metallo-hydrolase yields MLIAGFPAGAWGTNCYLVAPAAGEECVIIDPGHQAAAGVEETLRKHRLKPVAVVLTHGHIDHVASVVPVCGAHGVPAWIHPEDRYMMSDPERGIGRSLGMPLMGELTVGEPDDVKELTDGATLALAGLEFSVAHTPGHTKGSVAFRTPATTDVPSVFFAGDLLFAGSVGRTDLPGGDMAELLDSLARVCLPLDDSTVVLSGHGPQTTIGTERATNPYLRQVAADRRAPDGAAPRRGM; encoded by the coding sequence GTGCTCATTGCCGGGTTCCCCGCCGGGGCCTGGGGGACGAACTGTTACCTCGTCGCCCCCGCCGCCGGTGAGGAGTGCGTGATCATCGACCCCGGCCACCAGGCCGCCGCAGGCGTCGAGGAAACGCTCAGAAAACATCGGCTCAAGCCCGTCGCGGTCGTCCTCACCCACGGCCACATCGACCACGTGGCCTCCGTCGTCCCGGTCTGCGGCGCGCACGGCGTCCCCGCGTGGATCCACCCCGAAGACCGCTACATGATGAGCGACCCGGAGCGGGGCATCGGCCGCTCCCTCGGCATGCCGCTCATGGGCGAGCTGACCGTGGGGGAGCCCGACGACGTCAAGGAGCTGACCGACGGCGCCACCCTCGCCCTCGCGGGCCTGGAGTTCTCCGTCGCGCACACGCCCGGCCATACCAAGGGGTCGGTGGCCTTCAGGACGCCCGCGACGACCGACGTCCCGTCGGTCTTCTTCGCCGGTGACCTGCTGTTCGCCGGCTCCGTAGGACGCACCGACCTGCCCGGCGGTGACATGGCCGAGCTGCTCGACTCGCTGGCCCGCGTGTGCCTGCCGCTCGACGACTCGACCGTGGTGCTGTCCGGCCACGGCCCCCAGACGACCATCGGCACCGAGCGCGCCACCAACCCGTATCTGCGGCAGGTGGCGGCAGACCGCCGCGCACCCGACGGCGCCGCTCCCCGACGAGGAATGTGA
- a CDS encoding DUF349 domain-containing protein has protein sequence MSSDPWGRVDETGTVYVRTADGEQVVGSWQAGSPDEALAYFERKYEGLVVEIGLLERRVKTTDLSAKDAQTAIGHLREQIDAHHAVGDLAALGARLDKLVETVESRREERKQQRAKQSDEARHRKEELVVEAEQLAQSDQWRSAGERLRALVDTWKGLPRLDRKSDDELWHRFSHARSAFSKRRKAHFASLDAQREDARKAKERLVAEAEALSGSTDWGPTAARYRDLMTEWKAAGRAQREHEDDLWNRFRGAQDVFFAARSSVFAERDAEQSENLKLKEELAGEAEKILPVTELRAARAAFRSVNERWEAIGHVPRDARPKVEGRMQAVERAIQEAEEAEWRRTNPEARARAEGLTGQLQAAVDKLTGQIEQARAQGNTAKADKLARELEGRQALLDQALKGLQEFGG, from the coding sequence GTGAGCAGCGACCCGTGGGGCCGCGTCGACGAGACGGGGACCGTGTACGTGCGTACGGCCGACGGCGAGCAGGTGGTCGGTTCCTGGCAGGCCGGCTCCCCCGATGAGGCCCTGGCCTATTTCGAACGCAAGTACGAGGGTTTGGTTGTCGAGATCGGCCTCCTCGAACGGCGAGTGAAGACCACCGACCTGTCGGCGAAGGACGCGCAGACCGCCATCGGCCATCTGCGGGAGCAGATCGACGCGCACCACGCGGTCGGCGACCTCGCGGCCCTCGGCGCCCGTCTCGACAAGCTCGTCGAGACCGTCGAGTCCCGCCGTGAGGAGCGCAAGCAGCAGCGCGCGAAGCAGTCCGACGAGGCGCGGCACCGCAAGGAGGAGCTGGTCGTCGAGGCGGAGCAGCTGGCGCAGTCCGACCAGTGGCGGTCGGCGGGCGAGCGGCTGCGGGCCCTGGTGGACACCTGGAAGGGCCTGCCGCGGCTCGACCGCAAGTCCGACGACGAGCTGTGGCACCGCTTCTCGCACGCCCGGTCGGCCTTCTCCAAGCGGCGCAAGGCGCACTTCGCGTCCCTCGACGCGCAGCGCGAGGACGCCCGCAAGGCCAAGGAGCGGCTGGTCGCCGAGGCCGAGGCGCTGTCGGGCTCGACGGACTGGGGTCCGACGGCCGCGCGCTACCGCGACCTGATGACGGAGTGGAAGGCGGCGGGCCGCGCCCAGCGCGAGCACGAGGACGACCTGTGGAACCGCTTCCGCGGCGCCCAGGACGTCTTCTTCGCCGCCCGCAGCTCGGTCTTCGCCGAGCGGGACGCCGAGCAGAGCGAGAACCTGAAGCTCAAGGAGGAGCTGGCCGGCGAGGCCGAGAAGATCCTCCCGGTCACGGAGCTGCGGGCGGCGCGGGCCGCCTTCCGCTCGGTCAACGAGCGCTGGGAGGCCATCGGCCACGTCCCGCGGGACGCGCGCCCGAAGGTCGAGGGCCGGATGCAGGCCGTCGAGCGGGCGATCCAGGAGGCCGAGGAGGCCGAGTGGCGCCGGACCAACCCGGAGGCACGCGCGCGTGCCGAGGGTCTCACCGGTCAGCTCCAGGCCGCCGTGGACAAGCTCACCGGCCAGATCGAGCAGGCGCGCGCGCAGGGCAACACGGCGAAGGCCGACAAGCTGGCGCGTGAGCTGGAGGGCCGGCAGGCCCTGCTCGACCAGGCGCTCAAGGGCCTCCAGGAGTTCGGCGGCTGA